From Triticum urartu cultivar G1812 chromosome 2, Tu2.1, whole genome shotgun sequence, a single genomic window includes:
- the LOC125535137 gene encoding uncharacterized protein LOC125535137 isoform X2, translating into MAALGCLSTGRCSTCAATRDRGEDKEDPGTLDRTLGHPFPLAPPMLSLPSSAARCRHHVDIDAVHQSLPTAPEDVQETGLFVFVLYLNLLELERPGAAAIDPSPSAMGAHSCSSRSGTRRPIRARRQPSLDIGVQEPDATVGGTPTTLEVPTTTYRPLTTIRSSLGGSQAGGLRLF; encoded by the exons ATGGCTGCCCTCGGATGCCTCTCCACCGGCCGATGCTCGACGTGTGCTGCTACACGTGATCGAGGAGAGGATAAGGAGGACCCAGGAACCCTCGACCGAACCCTAGGCCATCCCTTTCCCCTCGCACCCCCCATGCTCTCCCTCCCAAGCTCAGCCGCTCGCTGCCGTCACCATGTCGACATCGATGCCGTGCACCAGAGCCTCCCCACGGCGCCAGAAGATGTCCAGGAGACTGGCCTCTTCGTATTCGTTCTCTACTTGAATCTACTCGAGCTGGAGCGCCCTGGAGCCGCCGCCATCGACCCATCCCCTTCGGCCATGGGCGCCCACAGCTGTTCCTCGCGCTCCGGCACACGCCGACCGATCCGAGCTCGCCGCCAACCCTCCCTTG acattggagtccaggagccagacgccaccgtcggtggaactcctactacactggaggtgcctactactacgtacAGGCCTCTGACGACGatcaggagtagtttaggaggatcccaggcaggaggcttgcGCCTCTTCTGA
- the LOC125535137 gene encoding uncharacterized protein LOC125535137 isoform X1 yields MAALGCLSTGRCSTCAATRDRGEDKEDPGTLDRTLGHPFPLAPPMLSLPSSAARCRHHVDIDAVHQSLPTAPEDVQETGLFVFVLYLNLLELERPGAAAIDPSPSAMGAHSCSSRSGTRRPIRARRQPSLDYETDAAVGAPTDYVVDDPYLPEQPDIGVQEPDATVGGTPTTLEVPTTTYRPLTTIRSSLGGSQAGGLRLF; encoded by the exons ATGGCTGCCCTCGGATGCCTCTCCACCGGCCGATGCTCGACGTGTGCTGCTACACGTGATCGAGGAGAGGATAAGGAGGACCCAGGAACCCTCGACCGAACCCTAGGCCATCCCTTTCCCCTCGCACCCCCCATGCTCTCCCTCCCAAGCTCAGCCGCTCGCTGCCGTCACCATGTCGACATCGATGCCGTGCACCAGAGCCTCCCCACGGCGCCAGAAGATGTCCAGGAGACTGGCCTCTTCGTATTCGTTCTCTACTTGAATCTACTCGAGCTGGAGCGCCCTGGAGCCGCCGCCATCGACCCATCCCCTTCGGCCATGGGCGCCCACAGCTGTTCCTCGCGCTCCGGCACACGCCGACCGATCCGAGCTCGCCGCCAACCCTCCCTTG actacgagactgacgccgctgttGGTGCCCCGaccgactacgttgttgacgacccctacttgccagagcaaccag acattggagtccaggagccagacgccaccgtcggtggaactcctactacactggaggtgcctactactacgtacAGGCCTCTGACGACGatcaggagtagtttaggaggatcccaggcaggaggcttgcGCCTCTTCTGA
- the LOC125535135 gene encoding putative disease resistance protein RGA3, with protein sequence MDPPMPMSLVFPSIDPPKPAAVLSMDLLLEEALRAMARAAEQFRSLGEKQAKRLMVAGAGGGKLREVVTQLEQVRDLLGGVDDGSSSPAAAESFYGIDDLLDEMEYHRIAFHLEASPNTNPKVSNPLASALRLGRRFLSSSSISSDGQASRSRWFLKDLDSVATSLASLLNQVRGSSLPLAISDAPPEDNKVFGRTRELNDIVQMLTEPMSSHQPTLKVISIVGFAGLGKTTLAQSVYDHIRVQRHFDLTAWAHVSAKPDRLELANQILRSASPAYRGSIDKDATFGALQSQLTQLLASKRFLLVLDDVWDVAQDTWQELLIPLKSAQSGSRIIVTTRTPKVADMLGASHTYHLNPLGIEDCWSLFHRYAFGGWSTHDSSDELEQIGRVIVAKVHGLPLAVKVLAGLLGATKSTKYWRIISEKQFSGDATLSSLRLSYSYLPGRLKQCFAFCSIFPRNWKFDQRTMIRLWMANGFIQSQTDTGKRMEDLGTDYFNALLSRSFFQTLRQGPRTHCIMHDLIHDLAVSVSTNDCFQIEPGMTRSIPSTVRHISVITDGIQDINAAINMLPKKLRTLLVLRTRSFSSYCLQGDFLAKLKTLRVLDISHSDYTELPRSISCLIHLRYLSLCRTIRSLPESTSKLLQLQTLHFTDRCSLDKLPAGISRLVKLRHLGIDMKYIAQVPGIGRLINLQGSVEFCVKKGGGHALQELNGINGLHGQLKIKGLDNVLSKDEATKTNMKRKENLRALRLEWSSASRIRTPVTDYQVLENLQPHQNLKELHIVRYLGATAPSWLQYAALRELQSLHLVNCRSLGVLPPLGLLPSLQQLHMKELCTVKRIGHEFYGTVDLSFPSLKVLVFDDFPSLVEWSEVRADPFPCLQKLEIVDCPKLIQVPAFPQSVSELTVERTLLISNMRLAPYSSSRLEILTLSVSTTSVLCRGLFHQSHLESIVVLNINAGCKQLVSAEGLHTFTSLQKLQLCHSDISDQNLGSLLQVLPSLYSVEMIDLPNMTSLLVPTKNNLCTTVTELQISNCPQLSSIVSLGTFVSLKRLVIEKCPKLTAASFPVSFWRLTALKVLSISYCTEFQSLPSCGLPTSIEALHLVGCHPKLHENSSNRTVNS encoded by the coding sequence ATGGATCCGCCGATGCCGATGTCCCTTGTGTTCCCGTCGATCGATCCGCCCAAGCCGGCGGCCGTCCTCTCCATGGATCTCCTGCTGGAGGAGGCTCTCCGGGCCATGGCGCGCGCGGCGGAGCAGTTCCGCTCCCTGGGCGAGAAGCAGGCCAAGCGCCTCATGGTCGCCGGCGCCGGGGGCGGCAAGCTGCGGGAGGTGGTGACCCAGCTGGAGCAGGTCCGCGACCTGCTCGGGGGCGTCGACGACGGGAGCAgctctccggcggcggcggagtcctTCTACGGCATCGACGACCTGCTTGATGAGATGGAGTACCACAGGATCGCCTTCCACCTCGAAGCCTCTCCAAATACAAATCCAAAGGTCAGCAATCCCCTCGCTTCTGCCCTCAGGCTGGGCAGGCGATTCCTTAGCAGCAGCAGCATCAGCAGCGATGGGCAGGCGTCCCGCTCCCGGTGGTTCCTCAAGGACCTGGATTCCGTCGCGACCAGTTTGGCCTCTCTGCTCAACCAAGTCCGAGGGTCCAGTCTGCCGCTTGCCATCTCCGATGCGCCGCCCGAGGACAACAAGGTGTTTGGCCGCACCAGGGAGCTCAATGACATTGTGCAGATGCTGACAGAGCCGATGTCATCCCACCAGCCTACTCTCAAGGTCATCTCCATTGTTGGCTTCGCCGGTCTGGGCAAGACCACGCTCGCCCAGTCGGTCTACGATCACATCCGAGTACAGCGCCACTTTGATCTCACGGCATGGGCACATGTCTCCGCCAAGCCTGACAGACTGGAACTAGCAAATCAGATACTGCGTTCGGCCAGCCCAGCCTACCGTGGATCCATTGACAAAGATGCCACCTTCGGAGCTCTTCAGTCGCAACTCACTCAACTTCTGGCATCCAAGAGATTTCTGCTTGTTCTCGATGATGTGTGGGATGTGGCCCAAGATACATGGCAAGAACTCCTCATTCCTCTTAAATCTGCCCAAAGTGGGAGCAGAATTATTGTGACCACCAGAACACCAAAGGTTGCTGACATGCTCGGTGCATCTCACACCTACCACCTgaatccactgggcatcgaagatTGTTGGTCCTTGTTCCACCGATATGCTTTTGGGGGCTGGAGCACACATGATTCCAGTGATGAACTTGAGCAGATTGGGAGGGTGATTGTTGCTAAAGTCCACGGATTGCCTTTGGCTGTCAAGGTGCTGGCAGGACTGCTTGGAGCTACAAAGAGCACTAAGTACTGGCGTATTATCTCGGAAAAACAATTTTCCGGAGATGCCACTCTCTCCTCGCTGCGTTTGAGCTACAGTTACCTGCCAGGACGACTCAAGCAATGCTTTGCATTCTGCAGCATATTTCCCAGGAACTGGAAGTTTGACCAAAGAACCATGATCCGCCTTTGGATGGCCAATGGTTTTATACAGTCCCAAACCGACACTGGTAAAAGGATGGAGGATCTGGGCACAGATTATTTCAATGCTCTCCTATCTCGGTCATTCTTCCAAACTCTTAGGCAGGGCCCTCGCACACACTGTATCATGCATGACCTGATCCATGATCTTGCAGTGTCAGTTTCAACCAATGATTGCTTTCAAATTGAGCCTGGCATGACCCGTTCTATCCCCTCAACGGTGCGCCATATCTCGGTCATTACGGATGGCATACAAGACATCAATGCTGCCATCAACATGCTACCGAAAAAGCTGCGCACCTTGTTAGTTCTGAGAACTCGTTCTTTCTCCTCATATTGTCTTCAAGGAGACTTCTTAGCAAAGCTCAAGACTTTGCGGGTGCTTGATATTAGCCACTCTGACTACACTGAATTGCCAAGATCCATTTCCTGCTTAATCCATCTCCGTTACCTGTCCTTGTGTCGGACCATTCGGAGTCTTCCAGAGTCGACAAGCAAGCTGCTCCAGCTACAAACGTTGCACTTTACAGACAGGTGTTCCCTTGATAAGCTTCCAGCAGGAATAAGTAGGCTTGTAAAGTTGCGGCACCTTGGAATCGACATGAAGTACATTGCACAGGTGCCAGGCATTGGTCGGCTTATTAATCTGCAGGGATCTGTTGAGTTCTGTGTTAAAAAGGGGGGAGGGCATGCCTTGCAGGAGCTGAATGGCATAAACGGTCTCCATGGCCAACTAAAAATTAAAGGCCTTGACAATGTTTTGAGCAAGGATGAAGCCACCAAGACCAACATGAAAAGAAAAGAGAATCTCAGGGCGCTGAGACTGGAATGGAGTTCAGCTAGTAGAATTCGCACCCCTGTGACTGACTATCAAGTACTAGAAAACCTACAGCCACATCAAAACTTGAAGGAACTTCACATTGTGAGGTATCTTGGTGCAACAGCTCCGAGTTGGTTACAGTATGCTGCGCTGAGGGAGCTGCAATCCTTGCACCTTGTTAATTGCAGGAGCTTGGGCGTTCTACCTCCACTGGGGCTCCTGCCGTCACTCCAACAATTACACATGAAGGAGCTGTGCACAGTTAAACGAATTGGACATGAGTTCTATGGTACAGTTGACTTGTCATTTCCATCCCTGAAGGTTCTTGTGTTTGATGACTTTCCCAGCTTGGTTGAGTGGTCTGAAGTGAGGGCCGATCCATTTCCTTGTCTGCAGAAGCTAGAGATTGTAGACTGCCCAAAGTTGATTCAAGTTCCTGCATTTCCCCAATCTGTCTCTGAACTTACAGTGGAGCGAACATTGTTGATATCCAATATGAGGCTTGCTCCATATTCTTCGTCAAGATTAGAGATACTCACACTGAGTGTTTCCACAACTAGTGTACTTTGCAGGGGACTATTCCATCAAAGCCATCTAGAATCTATTGTGGTTTTAAACATAAATGCTGGCTGCAAGCAGCTTGTTTCTGCTGAGGGACTGCACACCTTTACGTCTCTCCAAAAGCTTCAGCTGTGCCACTCTGACATATCAGATCAGAATTTGGGAAGTCTTCTTCAGGTGCTGCCCTCTTTGTACTCAGTTGAGATGATAGATCTGCCCAACATGACATCTCTTCTGGTGCCAACAAAAAATAATTTGTGTACTACCGTCACGGAGTTGCAAATATCAAACTGTCCACAGCTCTCTTCTATAGTCTCCTTGGGTACTTTTGTTTCACTGAAACGTTTGGTGATTGAGAAATGCCCCAAACTGACGGCAGCATCCTTCCCAGTAAGTTTTTGGAGACTCACAGCCCTCAAGGTTCTGAGTATATCATACTGCACAGAGTTCCAGTCCTTACCTAGTTGTGGTCTGCCAACCTCAATAGAAGCACTTCATCTCGTTGGGTGTCACCCAAAGCTGCATGAAAATTCAAGCAACAGGACTGTCAATTCCTGA